A window of Gudongella oleilytica genomic DNA:
TATGTAATGTTTATGGGATAGAATATGACATAATCAAACACTATAGTGGGTAATATTTTCTCCAGGTGGTACAATTTGTATGGTAATCGGATTCTTTTTCTTTTATCACAATTTATCTCATTAAATTATTTAGTATTCTTCAATAAAAAGACTAAGAAATATATTGATAAATTAAAGGGATATTCTATTGAGGGGAGGGCTAAGAAATGAGCTATGATAGTATAATAAAGTGTCTTGATGAAGCAGTTAGAATAAGTAGAGGTGAGCTTAAAGGAAGAAGACATAAAATCATAATTAGACCGGTTTCTAATTTTGATAAGGAAGAAATCAAAACACTAAGGGGAAAATTGAACCTTACCCAGATAAATTTTGCACAATTATTAGGAGTATCTAAGAAGACGATAGAAGCTTGGGAAAATGGCAAGAATACTCTCCCAGGACCAGCAAGAAGGATTTTTGAGCTGCTTGAAGAAAATCCCAATTTTGTGACCTATTCATTTTGGTAACTCGAAAATATTTATAATTAACCCTTAAATCTCCCATAACACAACACATTGAGGCAGATTGATTATTACGATATAATAATACCTAGATTCTACGTGTGAGACATCGAAATAGCCCTTAAAGCAAGCTGTAATAATGATTAAGCCAAAACCGATCTTTCACCCATTGGGTGAAAGAAAACAATAGCAGAAAGATACTATTTATATGTTTTTTGCCTTGCTCATTGGGTAAGAATATAGCAATAGAAACGCTGCGAAGGAGATGGCCTATGATTAATAAAATTGATTTTAATGCTAAGAATCTAACCTCAAATGCAGGACTTTTCCTTCTGCTAGAGAATGTAAAAAACAATGCCATTTTTGAGATGATTGAAAATAATCTCATCTTTGAGAGTGACTCTGTAAACAAAATCAAAATGAATCATATTAAGACCATGCTCTGTGGACATTTTATAGGTATAGATAAGCTAGAACGTTTGAAGCTCTTAAAAACCGATCCGCTCGTTCGTGAATTCGATATTTCTGTAAAAGAACCTGAAACAGTATCAAGGTTCTTGGGGAAATTCAACTTTAAGACAACACAAATGTTCAGAGAAATCAACTTCAAAGTATTCAAAAAACTACTGTCTAAAAGCAAACTGACATCCATCACTATTGATATTGATAGCAGTGTTATAAACGTAGAAGGCCATCAAGAAGGCGCTACCAAAGGATACAATCCTAAAAAGCTAGGCAACAGGTGCTACAATATCCAGTTTGCATTTTGCGACGAATTGAAAGCATTCGTCACTGGGTTTTTTAGAAGTGGCAATACTTACACTGCAAATGGTGCTGCTGAACTGATTAAAGAAATCGTAGCTACCCTGAAAAAAGACGACTTAGAAATTTTATTTCGAATGGATAGTGGTTACTTTGATGAAGAAATCATTGAAACAATCGAGTCTCTTGGATGCAAATACTTAATCAAAGCAAAAGCTTATTCAACACTTACATCTCAGGTGGCGGATTTATCCATTCCATTCGTTAAGGGTACAGAAGGTAGAGAAACTACAGAATTGTTTACGAAGTTAGATAAGTGGGAGAAAAAAAGAAGATTTGTAGTATCTCGCGTACTAAAACCAGAAAAAGAGAGAGCGCAATTATCACTTTTAGAAGGCTATGAGTACGAGTATTTTTTCTTTGTGACAAATACAAAATTGCTGTCAGAAGCGGTGGTTATCTCATATGAAAAGCGTGGGAACGCTGAAAATTATATCAAAGAAGCTAAATACGACATGGCAGTGGGTCAACTTCTGCTAAAATCATTTTGGGCAAATGAAGCAGTCTTTCAAATGATGATGTTATCATACAATCTGTTTCTGTTATTTAAGTTTGACTACCTTGCCGTGTCTGAATACAGACAGCAAATCAAAACATTCCGTCTGAAATACGTGTTTCTTGCTGCCAAAATTATTAAAACGGCTAGGTCTGTCATTATGAAACTGTCTGAAAAATTTCCTTATAAGGAAGTGTATGAAAAATGTTTATGTTGAGTTTTGAAAAGAATGTCCTTAATATTTCAGGTCTAATGTTGCTTCAATAAGGGGCTTATTAAGCGCTTTCAAAATCAAGTGCTATAAGAGTATTAGAAATGATTTTGTTGAAAGGGGGTGCATGAAATGTTAAAATGTAGAAGCAACTACTTGAATTCTTCGTAGGTTCATCGGAAATATCGATGTTTAATGGTTTTCGTAAAGCGACGTAGAATTTAGGTATCAGTGAAGGAGGCTTCAAAATGAAAGGTTTTGCAATGAAGAGAATCGGTGAAGTTGGTTGGGTTGAGAAAGATGCTCCAAAATGCGGGCCCTTGGATGCCATTTGCCGTCCAATTGCATTGGCTCCTTGCACATCTGATATACACACTGTATATGAAGGTGCACTTGGGGAGAGGGAAGACATGATACTTGGGCACGAAGCTGTTGGAGAGATAGTTGAAGTTGGTGAGTTGGTCAATGACTTTAAAGTTGGTGATAAGGTCTTAGTACCGGCAATCACTCCTGATTGGGGGGCGCTGGAATCCCAAAGAGGATTTGCCATGCACTCAGGGGGAATGCTTTCAGGATGGAAATTCTCAAATTTCAAAGATGGAGTTTTTGGAGAACTATTCCACGTTAACGAAGCAGATGCAAACCTGGCCCTATTGCCAGAAGGTATGGACCCAGCAACGGGAACAATGCTTAGTGATATGGTTCCAACAGGTTTTCATGGTGCAGAGATGGCTGAAGTAACTTATGGAGAAGATGTATTGGTAGTTGGAATTGGTCCTGTGGGATTGATGGCGGTTGCAGGATCTGCTTTGAAGGGGGCAGCTAGAATATTAGCTGTGGGCACAAGACCTAACTGCATTGAAGTTGCAAAAGAGTACGGTGCCACAGACATAATCAGCTACAAGGAAGGTCCAATAGAAGAGCAGGTTATGTCACTTACAAGGGGTAAGGGTGTTGACAAGGTTATTCTTGCAGGAGGAGGCTTGGAAACATTCAAAACCGGTGTAAAAGTCATAAAACCTGGAGGTATAATCTCAAACATAAATTACCTGGGTAGTGGTGAGAATATTGAAATACCAAGAGTTGAATGGGGAGTTGGTATGGGCCACATTAAAATAGTGGGTGGATTGATGCCAGCAGGTAGAATGAGAACTGAAAGACTAGCTAACTTGATCATGGCTGGCCGTTTGGATCCATCAAAACTGCTTACCCACAGATTTGAGGGCATGGAGAGTTTGGATAAAGCCTTAGATCTTATGCATAGGAAGCCAGCTGACTTGATCAAGCCAGTTATTACTATCAAGTATTAAACAAGCGGGGACGGTTCTTTTTGTTTAAAACAAAAAGAACCGTCCCCGACGTTTTGGGTATTTTCATTTACTTCATATCTTCAATTGAATTGTTGGCCACGACCATTCCAAAACCTACTGCTCCCTGTATTCCAAAATAATTAATAACGATGTTATTGATGAAATAGAAAGTCATGTAGACGAAAATGATAGGAACAGCAGGAAGCTATACTCTAGAAAGATCTGTAAAGAAATTGATAGAATGAATAATATAATTAAAGAAAAGTTGAGTATAGTAAGAAAATTTGAAAATAAAATTTAGACTGTTGTATTATTCTATATTAGCCATATATTATATTAGGTATATGCCTAGTAACTGCCTAGTATAATCCCACATTTGACAGTTAAAAATCAAAAAAAGCTTAGAACATGTTGTAATAACAACGTTCTAAGCTTTTTCATATTACTCGAAAAGTGCGTACCTTTTTTAGCATAAAGTAAAGACCGAGAAAAGCTATGAGGAAGTTTTGGATACCTTAAAGGTAAAACTTAAGGAAAGAGGCTTTGGAGTCTTGTGGGAACTGGATAATAATTATATGAGGTATTTGATTTGAACGAATTATTCAGTAGAGATAAAGCGGACCTTTTCAATATTATATCGAGTTATGTACCATTAAAATTGATTGGAGAAAGACAGATTAAGTTTATTAAATACCTTGGAGAGGATCTGGGTTATGATTGGGAATAAATTTTTATATGATCTATATAAAATAAATGACTTGGACACAAGTTTGAACCAGCTTATGGAGTCATTAAAATCAAAGGATGAAAACTTCATTGATAGCTTAAATACTCCTGTTGATTCAGAGGTTTGTGATGAGGATGAAATCATATATTTGACTAAAGCATCAGCATTAATTGACTACTATAGTTTTCAGGAGGTAATAAAGCGTGGAAATAACAATCAGAAAAGTAAAGCCGGAGGATCTGGACGTTATTCCGGAGTATAGAAATCAAGGTGTAGCAGCAAAGCTTATGAAGCATCTGACAGACGCTTCTTTGAAAAACGGACGCAAGGGACTCATCCTCACCTGCAAGGAGCATTTGATCCATTACTACTCCAAGGTTGGGTTTGTAAACTTGGGTGTATCTGATTCTACTCATGGAGGGGCAGTTTGGTATGATATGATACTGGAAATACAAAAATGAAAAAGCATATTAAGTTTCCGATCTACTCCCTCACAGTTCTAATTTTGATTTTTGTTACCATAGCTATTATGCCTTCTATACGAAGCCATATCATCATGGGAGCAGCATCATGGAAGGAATCATTTAATGTTGTCGGCAAGAATGACGGATTGAGCATTCAATTTGCTGATCCTGGTAGTGCCCGAGCTGAGGGTCTAAGCTGGTTTCCCCGCATGCTCCTATTCAATGCTACTGGGGTCCCACTTTCCGATCTATATATTTCCGAAGAGGGGACTGCAGATATTTCCATTTACTACACCTTTGGAGATTTTGTCCAAGGCAGATCTACGATATATGACATTGATTCCCCGTATAGCAGTGCTTTTTATGGAGCTTATACTATAAGGTTAAAGCCTGTGGAAGGCTCCGTTGACCTCAGCTTGATGGAACTCATTGAGTCTGTTACTATGTACGATTACACGAACCTTATACTTTCCCAGCTTGGATTGAACAGTGAGGATCTGTATTTTGAGGCAGAAACAGATAGTATAAGTAATTATATTAACGCATTTGGATCAGATGGATGGGTGAAGATCGACGCAAAAATTAAAACTCGAGCAATGGCTCACAAAGCGAATGGATTTAAGCAGCATTACCTTCAATTTGGTAAGCCAAAAACTTATAAAGAAGATTTTGATTTCCCTCCTATGACCTTATTTGGAAGGACCTATGCTAAGTGCTTCAAAGAAAAGGATATCTATGTTATTTTTTACATTCAGGCAGCTGATGAGGGTTTGGTAAATAGTACGGACAGATATCTTTTATCTCAAAGTAAAGTTAGTATAGAAGATCAGAAATAGCCCTGCAAATTTTGCACCATGCAAATATTGCAGGGCTATTTTTGTTGCTTTTTTGCAATCTACTATCGCTAAAAAAAAGAATCGCTACAAAATAGACATTTTATTTTATCGAAAATACTTGGCTCGAAAATTGCATATATGTATTGTGAATAAGTGTATTGAAAATTGACCATAGAAGGGAGTGTAAGGGGAAAGCGTTAGCAATAAACTGGAATTATTTGCAACATACTTTCAAATACTAAAGGAGGATATTATGAAATTCGAATTGGTTGAAGGTCTAATGTCAATTAGTCTTGACTCAGCAGTTACTCTGGCACTCGCCGCGGCATTATTACTTATTGGTTTTTTCGTAAAAGGTAAGGTCAAAATTCTTGATAAATACTGTATTCCTGCACCTGTAATCGGCGGCTTCATATTCATGTTCGTTACCTGGTTAGGTCATCTTTCGGGATCGTTCGCATTTTCTTTTGAAAATATATTTCAAAGCGCGTTCATGCTTGCATTCTTTACAACAGTAGGGCTTGGGGCAAGCTACAAGCTCCTTGTCAAGGGTGGTAAATTACTTATAGTATACTGGCTTGTTGCCGGCGTGATCTCAATTATCCAGAATACATTGGGAATTGCTGTAGCAAAGGTAATTGGGCTTGAAGCACCATATGCACTTCTTGCCAGTGCAATATCAATGATAGGCGGACACGGAGCAGCACTTTCCTACGGTACGACATTTGCAGAAATGGGCTATGAGGTTGCACCACTCGTTGGAGCAGCAGCGGCAACCTTTGGTTTGATATCTGCAGTTCTTATTGGCGGACCTCTTGGAAGAAGACTTATCGTAAAGTACGACCTGAAGCCGGAAGAGGATTCAACCTTTGATACTTCTGTTACTGACATCAACGTTAGTACTGGCCATAAGCTAAGCTCACTTGATATAATAAAGAATGTATCAGCGATACTTATTTGTATGGCTTTTGGTACAATAATAGCCGGATGGATCAGCAAGATAATCAACATGGGCTTCCCAACATATGTTGGAGCGATGTTTGTAGCAGTTATTCTTAGAAACGTAAACGAAAAGTTTCACCTTTACAAGTTTGATTTTGCACTTGTTGATGAAATTGGTAATGTAATGCTTAATCTTTACCTTTCACTTGCGCTTATGACTTTGAAGCTTTGGGAGCTCTCGGGTCTTATCGGTGGAGTACTGATAGTGCTCTTCGTACAAGTTGTCGTTCTTTCACTTCTTGGCTATTTCGTAGTCTTCAGAATACTTGGGAAGAACTACGATGCAGCAGTTATGGTTGCAGGTCTTGCAGGTCATGGACTTGGAGCGACTCCATCAGCTATAGTTAATATGACAGCAGTAAATGAGAAGTACGGTATGAGCAGAAAGGCTATGATGATAGTTCCAATAGTTGGAGCCTTTCTTGTAGACATTATCTATCAGCCACAGACTATTTGGTTTATAAAGACGTTTGTTGAAAGCTTGGTATAGTATTAGAAGGAGGTTAATATGAAGAAATTAATGGAATGTGTTCCAAATTTCAGCGAGGGAAGAAATCTGGAGGTAGTAGAAAATATAGTTGATGAAGCAAGAAAGATAGATGGCATAACTATACTTGACTACTCTTCAGACAAGGACCACAACAGAACAGTTTTAACTATGATCGGCGCACCCGACAAAATCAAGGAAGCAGCCATCAACACAGCTAAAAAGGCTGCAGAGCTTATCGATATGACCAAGCACGAGGGAGCACACCCAAGGATGGGAGCGACGGATGTTGTTCCGTTTACTCCCGTATCGAACGTAACAATCGCTGAGTGCATTGAGATTGCGAAGGAAGTAGCAGCTGAGATTGGAAGCTGGGGGATACCCGTATACCTGTATGAGGATGCTTGCACTAAAGAAGACAGAAGAAACCTTGCATCAGTGAGAAAGGGTCAATACGAAGGGTTCTTTGAGAAGATAAAGGACGAGGAATGGAAGCCGGACTTTGGCCCGCAGGAGATGAATGCAAAGAGCGGAGCAACTGCAGTTGGTGCCAGAGTACCTCTTGTGGCCTTCAACGTCAACCTCGATACTCCAAACGTTGAAATCGCTGATAAAATAGCTAAGAAGGTAAGACATCTTGGCGGCGGTTTGAGATACGTCAAGGCAATTGGACTTAAGCTTGAGGAGAGAAACCAGACTCAAGTATCAATGAACCTTGTAAACTATGAAAAGTCAGCAGTATATCAGGCGTTCGAAATGGTTAAGATGGAAGCCAGAAGATACGGTGTCAACGTAGTTGGAAGCGAGGTGATTGGAACTATTCCTATGAAGTCGCTGATTGATGTAGCAGAGTACTATCTTCAAATTGAAAACTTCAGTATCGAGCAAATACTTGAGAAGAGACTTCTTGACGAGCAATAAAGAATAATGGGATACCCCATAGGGCTTGCCTGATGCGGGCCCTATGTCTTAAGAAATCAGGAGGAGAATGGAATATGGATTACAAGGGTATAATGGAGCTTATACTCGATACAGATGATGTAACAGTCGGGGGAGGAAGTGCATCAGCGCTGTCCGGAGCCCTGGCTTGCGGTCTTATCGGAATGGTATGCAAGCTATCCACAAAGAAGGATTACGGATTGTCTGCAGAGGCTCAGCTTGAGTATGCAAAGGAGCTTGAGGATATAAGAGAAAAGCTTCTTCAAGGGATCGTCACCGATGCAAATGCGTATGGTGTGATCATTGATGCCTACAAGCTTCCAAAGGAGACTGACGAAGAAAAGGAAATAAGGAAGAAGGCGATCGCTGATGCTGGAATTGTTGGAGCATCAGCACCAATGGAGAATGCAAAGCTTTGCAGAAGGGTTTATGATATCGGCAAGGAGCTTGACGGGAAAACAAATCCAAATTGTCAATCTGACCTTGTTATCGGATTCGAGCTTGCGAAGATCGGGACTAACGGCTGTCTGATGAATATTGAGGCCAATCTTCCTCTGGTAAAGGACGAAGTTAAGATAGCCGAGTTCAATAAAGCTCTGGTTGAGCTGAGGATAGACTAGTTAAGGTTCCTTCGAGTAAAAGGAAGGTGGGTCATATGAAGGCTAAAATAATAAAAAGGGAAGATTTCATTACCGCCAAATGGGCAGGTGGTGAAACCACTCAACTTGCCATATACCCTGAGAATGCAGTATTCGCAGACAGGGATTTTTTATGGAGGATATCCTCTGCAACCTTTACGGCAACAGAGTCGACTTTTTCCGATTTTACAGGGTATCAGAGGTATATTCTGCCATTAAAGGGCGAGCTTTCTATATATCACAATGGCCTGTATGACAGACACTTAAAGCCATATGAAGTGGAGTACTTTGACGGAGCCTGGACAACGAGATCCACTAACTCTCCTGACTGCAGAGACTTTAATTTTATAGTAAAAAGCGGAAGCCTGGCCAGACTTCAGGTACTTCTGGAGGGAGAGGAATATTTTGTAAGGGAGTCTGCAATTGCAGCATTTTTCTCCATGGATGATTTTGAGATCGAGCATATTAGCTATGAAGAAAGAATAGGCATTGAAGGATTCTCTCTATATGTCCTTGAGACGGATAGTGAAGAGTGGATAAGGATATTTAATGCAGAGTCACCGGTTATAGTTGCTGAGTATATTTTGAAATGACAAGAATGCCTCCATTGGTTTGATGGAGGCATCTTTGATATGTAACAAGCTTTTTCTGGAGTTAAGTTTATCCTCATGGTAATATATAGCTATTGATCCACTAGTATTGGAAGGCTGGGAAGAATGATAAAGAGAACACTTGCTTTGACATTAATACTTATATTGCTAATTACCCATGCTGCCTATGGCTATGGAGATATTGAGACCTATCGGGTAGCCGGGGACATACAGTTTCCACCTTATGAGTTTCTGGATGTGGACGGAGTCTACAAGGGCTTTAATGTAGACATTCTTAAGGCTATAAGCCTTGTCACCGGGATGGAGTTTCAGTTTATGCCCATGAAATGGGAGGATGCATTTCATTCAATCGATAGAGGGCAGGCTGATATCATCCAGGGTATGAAGGAATCGGATGAAAGAAGGGAGAGGTTTAGCTTTACCGACTCTTTGTTGATGAATTCACAGTCAATTTTTGTCATGGATTCTAATTACTCCATAAGCAATAATTCGGATCTCGTTGGGAAGACGGTCTCTATCCAGAAGGAGGACGTAGTATATTTAGAGTTAAGCAGAATAAAAGACATAAAGATAATTCAGCATGACACTATGGAGGAAGCAGTTGCTGCATTAGTTGACCAACAGGTGGATGCCATGGTAGGGAACACTCTTACAGTCAGTTATATCTGTAATGAGAGAGGTTGGATCGATCAGGTCAAGATAGTAGGCGAGACACTAAACGAACAAAGGTACTCCATGGCTGTCTCTAAAGAAAATCCTGTACTATTGAGAAAGCTAAATGAAGGCTTAGACGAGATCCAGTCCAATGGTATGTATGATGCCATCCATAGAAAGTGGTTTGGCACTCCCATAAGAAACACAGGTGAAGAGACAGAGCTTCAGATAAAAATACTATTGCTTTCTATCTTTGCTCTCATGATGCTGGTTTTTGTAGTACAGCTTATCAACAGAAGGCTAAAGAAGATCATAGATGAAAAGACTCAAGAGGAAAAGGCTCTTATCAACGAGCTGAGAAACTATGACAAGCTTCAGTTTATGGACAGGATAATATCCTCCCTTGCGCATGAGATCAGAAATCCGCTGACGTCTGTAAAGATATACACAACCCAGATGAAGGACAAGCTTGATAATAAGGAATTTATGATAGCTGCCTCTGAGGACATACCTGAGGAAATAGACAGGATAGATGCTCTCATTTCAGAATTCATGGAGTTTACATCTCCCCGCAAGCCTCAGAAGAAGCTGCTTAACCTGAAAAATGAGCTTGAGAATGCGATCAAGTTTATCAAACTTCAGGTTAGGGATATCAATATTGTTATAGATGTTCCTGAGGATTTGTTTATTGAGTTTGATCTGGGACATTTTAAACAAATAGTAATAAATATCCTTCTAAATTCGAGGGATGCGTTGGCTGATACTGAAGATCCAACCATCATAATAAGAGGGTATCCGGAAGGGAAGATAGTTAATATTGAGTTCATAGATAATGGCTCCGGAATGAAGGAGGATCAACTCGATTATATATTTGAGCCTTTCTACACGACAAAGGAAAATGGCAACGGCGTTGGCATGTTTATCGTCAAAAAGCTGATCGAGGAGAACGGAGGGAGCATCCAGGCCAAACCTAATGGAGCAAGCAAGGGATTTGGGGTATATCTCAAGGTCATGAGGGGTGTTAGCATATGAAAACAAAGATTCTTATTATCGATGATGAAGCAAAAATACTCAGGGCTCTTAAATTTCTGCTTGAGGATGAGTACCAGGTATTTACAAGTGACAACATGACTGATGGAAAAAGGATATTTATTGAGGAGAAAATAAATCTTGTGCTTCTTGATTTAAGATTATCAGAGGGAAGCGGTTTAAATCTTATGGAAGAGCTCCTTTCCATAGATCCAAGTGCTGTAATTATAATCATGACGGCATATTCGACAATAGATAATTCGATCAGGGCAATAAAGGCAGGAGCATACTACTTTATAACCAAGCCGATAGATAATGAACAGCTATTGATATTACTGAGTACTGCATCTGAGAAGCTGGATCTTAAGAAAGAGCTTGATCAGCTTCAGGGTCATTTGAGGAAGACGCTGATTGGGGAATCAAAGTCTATCCTTGGTATAAGGAAAGTAGTTGATAAGATAAAGGATACTGATGCAACTGTCCTTATAACCGGGGAAAGTGGAACCGGTAAGGAGCTGATAGCTCAAACCATCCACACCAGCAGCAACAGGGCTAAGAAACCATTTATTGCAATAAATTGTGCGGCAATGCCAAGTGAACTCCTGGAAAGTGAGCTCTTTGGATATAAGAAGGGGTCCTTTACAGGTGCTTTCAAGGAGAATATCGGGCTTATCAGAAAGGCCGACAAAGGAACGCTTTTTCTTGATGAGATAGGCGAAATGGATGGAAGGCTGCAGTCAAAGATCCTGAGATTTCTTCAGGAGAAGGAAGTTAGGCAGATCGGAGATGAAAAAAACTTCCCCGTAGATGTCAGGGTCATTTGCTCCACAAACAGAGATATTAAGGAGCAAATCAGGTTAGGAAACTTCAGGGAAGATCTATATTACAGAATAAACGTCATAAATATCGTAGCTCCTCCCCTTAGGGACAGGGTTGAGGATCTGCAGCTTCTGGTCCCACATTTTATCCACAAATACAGGATAGCCTACAGCAAAGATGTCGATGGTGTGACAGAAGAAGCAATGAAACAGTTGAAAAGCTACAGCTTTCCGGGAAATGTAAGAGAGCTTGAAAATATAATCCAAAGGGCTGTACTGTTGAGTGGAGAGGACCAGATTGGTGTGGATGCACTCAATCTTAACAATCCTACGCTTATTAGAGGGGATCATGATTCCAGCGAAAAGCACATAAAGATTTATGAGGGTGAATCACTTAAGGACATAGAAAAGAAAGTTATCAGGTTTGCACTTGAGAATAACAGGCAAAACAGAAGGTGGACTGCAGAGAGCCTTGGGATAAGTGAAAGGTCATTGCGGTACAAGATCAAGGAATATGATCTATAAATCATTTTACAAGAAGATGCCCCGGGGAACCAGGGCATCCTTCAGGTTTAAAACTTGCCTGTTCCGGATCTTCTGATCCTCCTAAAATTGGTTGCTTCAAAGATTCACTGACTAATATCTATGGGATATAAAGAAAAAGCTGACGGCATTATCAAATAAAGCCGTTATTGTTTTGTATCAATCAAGGACATAGAGCCATAGTTTTGCTATAATCTAAGCATAAGAGCGGTTTACGAAAGCGATATGTGAGGAGGACTGATCATGAAGGTGCTTGTAACGGGAGGTCTTGGATTTATCGGAAGCCATACGGTTGTCCAACTCGCCAAAAGAGGCCACAAGGTTGTGATAGTGGACAACCTTTCAAATTCAAGAGAGGATGTACTGACAAGGATCGAAGAGATAACTGGCATAAAGTCAAAGCTTTTCATAGAAGATGCAACGGATGAGGCTTCGATGAGAAGAATTTTTGAGGCAAGTTCATTTGA
This region includes:
- a CDS encoding sigma-54-dependent transcriptional regulator, producing MKTKILIIDDEAKILRALKFLLEDEYQVFTSDNMTDGKRIFIEEKINLVLLDLRLSEGSGLNLMEELLSIDPSAVIIIMTAYSTIDNSIRAIKAGAYYFITKPIDNEQLLILLSTASEKLDLKKELDQLQGHLRKTLIGESKSILGIRKVVDKIKDTDATVLITGESGTGKELIAQTIHTSSNRAKKPFIAINCAAMPSELLESELFGYKKGSFTGAFKENIGLIRKADKGTLFLDEIGEMDGRLQSKILRFLQEKEVRQIGDEKNFPVDVRVICSTNRDIKEQIRLGNFREDLYYRINVINIVAPPLRDRVEDLQLLVPHFIHKYRIAYSKDVDGVTEEAMKQLKSYSFPGNVRELENIIQRAVLLSGEDQIGVDALNLNNPTLIRGDHDSSEKHIKIYEGESLKDIEKKVIRFALENNRQNRRWTAESLGISERSLRYKIKEYDL